In Croceicoccus sp. Ery15, a genomic segment contains:
- a CDS encoding heavy metal translocating P-type ATPase — MSDGHNAIEGTATDPVCGMSVKMDGARFIDRHEGGDHYFCSSRCLDKFRADPEMYLSKAHLDAVEDVPEGTIYTCPMHPEIRQPGPGSCPICGMALEPETVTLNEGPDPELVDMRRRFWWSALFTLPLFAYAMGDMIPSRPFDQVIEPAFAQWLQLLLATPVVLWGGWPFFTRALQSVRTMNLNMFTLIGFGVAIAYLFSLVATLAPDIFPEAFRDHAGRVGVYYEAAAVITTLVLLGQVLELKARGSTSSALRALLELAPPTAMKIFGRGDEREVPLDELTSGDLLRVRPGDKVPVDGTLEDGSSAIDESMISGEPIPVKKSAGDPVIGGTVNQTGSFTMRATQVGADTMLSKIVQMVAEAQRSRAPIQRLADQVTGWFVPIVVLVAIVSFVVWAIWGPAPALAYALVNAVAVLIIACPCALGLATPMSIMTGTGKGAQHGILIKNAEALETLEKIDTLVVDKTGTLTRGKPDLVDVKPQPNFDEQELLSLVAAVERGSEHPLAHAIVEGAQNRGAAILDASDIESVTGEGIQANVDKRLVAIGNEKMMERIGALEEGWRSTADEGRSLGQTVMFVAVDGAPAGLIAVADPIKETSRTAIAALHERGIKIVMLTGDSEATARAVASQVGIDEVEANVSPEDKHRKIEQLKSEGRRVAMAGDGINDAPALAASHVGIAMGTGTDVAIESAGVTLVRGDLVGVVQALVLSRATMRNIRQNLFFAFAYNALGIPVAAGVLYPWTGLLLNPMIAAAAMSLSSVSVIGNALRLRGLALPKFDT; from the coding sequence ATGAGCGATGGGCACAATGCAATCGAGGGTACGGCGACCGACCCCGTTTGCGGAATGAGCGTGAAGATGGACGGCGCCCGCTTCATCGATCGACACGAGGGTGGCGACCATTACTTCTGCTCCTCGCGCTGCCTCGACAAGTTCCGCGCGGATCCGGAGATGTATCTTTCGAAGGCGCACCTCGATGCTGTCGAGGATGTCCCGGAAGGTACGATATACACCTGTCCGATGCATCCGGAGATCCGGCAGCCGGGGCCGGGCTCCTGCCCGATATGCGGGATGGCCCTCGAACCCGAAACGGTCACCTTGAACGAGGGCCCCGATCCCGAACTCGTCGACATGCGGCGAAGGTTCTGGTGGAGCGCGCTCTTCACCCTGCCGCTCTTCGCCTATGCGATGGGCGACATGATCCCGTCGCGACCGTTCGATCAGGTCATCGAACCCGCTTTCGCGCAGTGGCTGCAGCTTCTGCTGGCCACTCCGGTGGTGCTTTGGGGCGGCTGGCCCTTCTTCACCCGCGCGCTGCAATCAGTCCGAACCATGAACCTCAACATGTTCACCCTGATCGGCTTCGGCGTTGCCATCGCTTATCTGTTCAGCCTTGTGGCAACCCTCGCCCCGGACATCTTCCCCGAGGCTTTCCGCGATCATGCGGGCCGGGTCGGCGTCTATTACGAGGCCGCAGCGGTTATCACGACCCTCGTGCTGCTCGGGCAGGTGCTCGAGCTTAAGGCGCGCGGATCGACATCGAGCGCCTTGCGAGCGCTTCTCGAACTCGCGCCCCCGACCGCGATGAAGATCTTCGGTCGCGGCGATGAGCGCGAAGTACCGCTCGATGAATTGACGTCGGGGGACCTGCTGCGCGTGCGTCCGGGCGACAAGGTCCCCGTCGATGGCACGCTCGAGGATGGAAGCAGCGCCATCGACGAGTCCATGATCAGCGGCGAGCCCATTCCCGTCAAGAAAAGCGCTGGCGATCCCGTGATCGGAGGCACTGTCAACCAGACCGGCAGCTTCACCATGCGCGCGACGCAGGTCGGCGCGGACACCATGCTCTCGAAGATCGTGCAGATGGTGGCGGAGGCGCAGCGCAGCCGGGCACCGATCCAGCGGCTCGCCGACCAAGTCACCGGATGGTTCGTCCCCATCGTCGTCCTTGTCGCTATCGTGAGTTTTGTCGTCTGGGCCATCTGGGGACCGGCACCGGCCCTTGCCTACGCGCTCGTCAACGCGGTCGCCGTTCTGATCATCGCCTGTCCCTGCGCGCTCGGACTGGCGACGCCAATGTCGATCATGACCGGCACCGGCAAGGGAGCCCAGCACGGCATCCTGATCAAGAACGCCGAAGCGCTCGAAACGCTGGAAAAGATCGATACGCTGGTCGTCGACAAGACCGGAACGCTGACCCGGGGCAAGCCTGATCTTGTCGACGTAAAACCGCAGCCAAATTTCGACGAGCAGGAATTGCTGAGCCTTGTCGCTGCCGTTGAGAGAGGAAGCGAGCATCCGCTCGCCCACGCGATCGTGGAAGGGGCTCAAAACAGGGGCGCTGCCATTCTCGACGCTTCCGATATCGAATCCGTGACCGGCGAAGGTATCCAGGCAAATGTCGACAAGCGCCTGGTCGCGATCGGGAATGAAAAGATGATGGAGCGTATAGGGGCGCTCGAAGAAGGCTGGCGGTCAACGGCGGACGAAGGCCGAAGCCTCGGACAGACGGTGATGTTCGTGGCCGTGGACGGGGCACCGGCAGGCCTTATCGCTGTCGCCGATCCGATCAAGGAAACCAGCCGCACCGCTATTGCCGCGCTGCATGAGCGCGGCATCAAGATCGTAATGCTTACCGGCGACAGCGAAGCCACCGCGCGTGCGGTAGCAAGCCAGGTCGGTATCGACGAAGTCGAAGCGAACGTCTCGCCCGAGGACAAACATCGCAAGATCGAGCAGTTGAAGAGCGAGGGTCGCCGGGTCGCTATGGCCGGCGACGGCATAAACGACGCACCCGCGCTTGCCGCTTCGCATGTCGGCATCGCGATGGGAACGGGTACCGATGTCGCGATCGAAAGCGCGGGCGTGACATTGGTGCGCGGCGACCTCGTCGGCGTTGTTCAGGCGCTCGTCCTGTCTCGGGCCACTATGCGCAACATCAGGCAGAACCTGTTCTTTGCCTTTGCGTATAATGCGCTCGGCATACCGGTCGCAGCAGGTGTCCTCTATCCATGGACCGGGTTGCTTTTGAACCCGATGATCGCGGCCGCAGCGATGAGCCTGTCTTCGGTATCGGTGATCGGCAACGCCCTGCGCCTGCGCGGCCTCGCTCTTCCCAAATTCGATACCTGA
- a CDS encoding cytochrome c/FTR1 family iron permease — translation MHRIVSATVHPALRLILLALALCLSVTANAEEPDVRTTWRLLDYIAVDYASAVSEGRVADEFEYREMVEFSDVVARQVAAFPDTKDNQALIRRSDQLRALIANKEPAERVGRFARALAASLLTAYPVPLAPSQAPDLVRARTLFAQNCASCHGAAGSAPPAAMQALDPPPIDFTDIDRARQRSAFGLYQVITQGLEGTSMPSFASLSDEDRWALAFHAGSIAFEDVAKGERIWREDDGIRQLVPDLATLAALTPESLAEQIGEDRALAVMAYLRANPNAVGQANDTGSLAFVRDTLDRSLSAYRAGNREEARQLALSAYLEGFEPLEALLATRDGGLMREVEQALGQFRAGIESGANPSELQQLRARIDSLLARAEGALAPEAASEISTFLGAFTILLREGIEALLVVIAMIAFVKKSQRTEVLPYVHGGWIAALLAGVATWVVATYFVSISGASREMTEGIGALLAAVILASVGIWMHGKSQAEEWRRYIQEKMGKALSRGSAWFLFGLAFVVVYREAFETILFYAALWNPQSSGIILAGALSAVALLALIAWAMLRYSRKLPITQFFRYSAILIAILAVILAGKGVGAFQEAGVLSATFIAGLPRLAELGFFPTVETMGAQLLTLLALIAGFRVSRSPSGPQPAAVEG, via the coding sequence ATGCATCGCATCGTCTCCGCCACCGTCCATCCGGCACTGCGGCTCATTCTGCTGGCGCTTGCGCTGTGTCTGTCCGTCACCGCGAACGCGGAAGAACCCGACGTGCGAACCACCTGGCGTCTGCTCGATTATATCGCGGTCGACTACGCCTCCGCGGTTTCCGAGGGACGTGTTGCCGACGAATTCGAATATCGCGAAATGGTGGAGTTTTCCGATGTCGTGGCGCGGCAGGTCGCTGCATTTCCGGACACTAAAGACAATCAAGCACTCATCCGCCGATCGGACCAGCTGCGAGCTCTGATCGCCAACAAGGAACCTGCCGAGCGAGTTGGGCGCTTCGCGCGCGCGCTGGCAGCCTCGTTGCTGACAGCCTACCCGGTTCCGCTCGCCCCTTCGCAGGCGCCCGACCTTGTCCGCGCCCGCACTCTCTTCGCGCAGAACTGCGCCTCGTGTCACGGCGCCGCCGGAAGTGCGCCACCGGCCGCAATGCAGGCGCTCGATCCCCCGCCGATCGACTTCACCGATATCGACCGGGCGCGGCAGCGCAGTGCGTTCGGGCTTTACCAGGTCATCACGCAAGGGCTGGAAGGAACGTCCATGCCCAGCTTCGCATCGCTGTCCGACGAGGATCGCTGGGCGCTTGCATTCCATGCCGGCAGCATTGCTTTTGAAGATGTGGCCAAGGGCGAGCGTATTTGGCGGGAAGATGATGGCATACGCCAGCTTGTCCCCGATCTCGCGACGCTCGCCGCGCTCACACCGGAAAGTCTGGCCGAGCAGATCGGCGAGGACCGTGCGCTCGCCGTCATGGCCTATCTTCGCGCCAATCCCAATGCGGTGGGACAGGCAAATGACACAGGTTCGCTCGCCTTCGTTCGCGATACGCTCGATCGCAGCCTGTCAGCTTATCGGGCTGGCAACCGAGAGGAAGCGCGGCAGCTTGCCCTGTCTGCCTATCTCGAAGGGTTTGAACCCCTGGAGGCCCTCCTGGCAACGCGCGATGGCGGTTTGATGCGGGAGGTAGAACAGGCGCTCGGGCAATTCCGGGCCGGAATAGAGTCCGGTGCGAATCCATCCGAACTACAGCAACTAAGGGCTCGCATCGATAGTCTGCTGGCCAGAGCCGAGGGAGCGTTGGCTCCTGAGGCGGCCAGCGAAATCTCGACCTTTCTCGGCGCGTTCACCATCCTGCTGCGCGAGGGGATCGAAGCACTTCTGGTTGTGATCGCCATGATCGCCTTTGTGAAAAAGTCGCAGCGCACCGAGGTGTTGCCTTATGTTCATGGCGGCTGGATCGCCGCTCTTCTGGCAGGTGTCGCCACCTGGGTCGTAGCAACCTACTTCGTCAGCATCAGCGGTGCGAGCCGCGAGATGACCGAAGGGATCGGCGCGCTGCTGGCGGCTGTCATCCTCGCATCGGTCGGTATCTGGATGCACGGCAAATCCCAGGCCGAGGAATGGCGGCGCTATATCCAGGAAAAAATGGGCAAGGCGCTCTCGCGCGGATCGGCATGGTTTCTCTTCGGTCTCGCATTCGTGGTTGTCTACCGGGAAGCGTTCGAGACCATCCTGTTCTACGCTGCCCTGTGGAACCCGCAGAGCAGCGGCATAATACTGGCAGGTGCCTTGTCCGCAGTCGCGCTGCTGGCGCTCATTGCATGGGCCATGCTGCGCTACAGCCGTAAACTGCCGATCACCCAGTTCTTCCGCTACAGTGCTATCCTGATTGCGATCCTTGCGGTCATTCTCGCGGGCAAGGGCGTGGGCGCTTTCCAGGAGGCCGGAGTTCTTTCCGCCACCTTCATTGCGGGCTTGCCGCGCCTCGCCGAACTCGGCTTCTTCCCGACTGTCGAGACGATGGGCGCGCAATTGCTCACGCTGCTGGCCCTGATTGCCGGATTTCGGGTAAGTCGATCACCATCGGGACCGCAGCCGGCAGCTGTCGAGGGATAG
- a CDS encoding cation transporter produces MGNTCCGPDEAGASTNDPTWRRILWIALGLNAIMFGVEIVAGIAADSRALQADALDFLGDAANYAISLGVAGMALVWRARAALVKAATMLAFGLWVLGSAIWGFFVGASPDPGTMGAIGSLALAVNLAVAAMLFRYRSGDANMRSVWICSRNDAIGNIAVLAAAIGVFGTGRAWPDLVVASIMAGLAVWGSAEVFNQARGELRSS; encoded by the coding sequence ATGGGAAACACCTGCTGCGGTCCCGATGAGGCCGGTGCAAGCACCAACGATCCGACATGGCGGCGCATTCTGTGGATCGCGCTGGGCCTTAATGCAATCATGTTCGGCGTGGAGATCGTGGCAGGCATTGCTGCAGATTCGCGCGCCTTGCAGGCCGACGCGCTCGACTTTCTCGGTGATGCGGCAAACTATGCTATCAGTCTCGGTGTAGCAGGGATGGCGCTCGTCTGGCGCGCGCGTGCGGCTCTCGTAAAGGCGGCGACCATGCTGGCTTTCGGCCTGTGGGTGCTCGGCTCGGCCATCTGGGGTTTCTTTGTCGGGGCGTCGCCCGACCCGGGAACGATGGGCGCCATCGGTTCTCTTGCTCTGGCGGTAAATCTCGCCGTCGCCGCGATGCTGTTCCGGTATCGCTCGGGCGATGCGAACATGCGCTCGGTGTGGATCTGTTCGCGCAACGACGCGATCGGTAATATCGCCGTGCTGGCGGCAGCGATTGGCGTTTTCGGCACCGGCCGTGCGTGGCCCGATCTGGTTGTGGCGAGCATCATGGCAGGACTGGCGGTGTGGGGAAGTGCCGAAGTCTTCAATCAGGCACGCGGCGAACTGCGCTCTAGCTAA
- a CDS encoding helix-turn-helix domain-containing protein, which translates to MRIGQLARITGVKSETIRFYEREGILAAPPRTKANYRDYGPAEEARLNFIRRARDLGFSMARIRELLDLSDDADRSCAGIDALARSHLGEVERKIASLEALRTELGRMIAACEQDTVGDCRIIDVLAGTTEP; encoded by the coding sequence ATGAGAATTGGTCAACTTGCCCGGATAACCGGCGTCAAATCCGAAACAATCCGCTTCTACGAGCGCGAGGGTATCCTCGCTGCCCCTCCGCGCACTAAGGCCAATTATCGCGACTATGGACCTGCAGAGGAAGCGCGCCTTAACTTCATACGGCGCGCGCGTGATCTAGGCTTCTCGATGGCACGCATCAGGGAATTGCTCGATCTCTCCGATGATGCCGACCGGTCCTGCGCGGGCATTGACGCTCTGGCCAGAAGCCATCTCGGCGAAGTCGAGCGCAAGATCGCCAGCCTGGAGGCGTTGCGGACGGAGCTTGGGCGCATGATCGCTGCCTGCGAGCAAGACACGGTAGGCGATTGTCGCATCATCGATGTACTTGCCGGTACCACCGAGCCTTGA
- a CDS encoding aldehyde dehydrogenase family protein, giving the protein MKTIVHNPFDREPVAEVPLIDWPQIDEWLSEAQLLHRDRHGWLAVHERIAILRRAADIMRERAQDLALQIVREGGKPLVDARVEAGRAISSVDLCVQALSDGGGHEIPMDLTEAGAGRTAYTFREPIGPVVAISAFNHPLNLIVHQVAPAVAAGCPVLIKPALETPLSCQSFVSILHEAGLPEAWCRFAPCGNDIAERMVTDPRTAFFSFIGSAKIGWMLRSKLAPGTRIALEHGGAAPVIVDNGVERAAVIASLLKGGFYHSGQVCVSVQRVFVPAAELKDFANDLGRAAEKLVVGDPADAQTQCGPLIRTEEVDRVERWVDEAIAAGGTLVCGGSRLSDTFFSPTVIVDPPESSKVSQEEIFGPVICVYGYDDIDLAIKQANALPYAFQAAVFTDRLSIANHCIQSLAGSAVMVNDHTAFRVDWMPFAGLRRSGLGVGGIPYTMADMSIEKMAVWNWPTAAS; this is encoded by the coding sequence ATGAAGACGATCGTTCACAATCCGTTCGACCGCGAGCCGGTTGCAGAAGTGCCGCTAATCGACTGGCCTCAAATCGATGAATGGCTGAGTGAAGCGCAGTTGCTCCACCGCGACCGCCATGGCTGGCTTGCCGTGCACGAGCGTATCGCCATCCTCCGGCGGGCTGCGGATATCATGCGCGAACGAGCCCAGGATCTGGCTCTCCAGATCGTCAGGGAGGGCGGCAAACCCCTGGTCGATGCGCGCGTGGAAGCCGGTCGCGCGATCAGCAGCGTCGACTTGTGCGTTCAGGCGCTCAGCGATGGCGGCGGCCACGAGATCCCCATGGACCTGACAGAAGCGGGTGCGGGAAGGACGGCATATACCTTCCGCGAGCCGATCGGTCCTGTCGTGGCGATCTCGGCATTCAATCACCCCCTCAACCTGATCGTCCATCAGGTTGCACCGGCGGTAGCAGCCGGGTGCCCCGTTCTCATCAAGCCTGCGCTGGAAACGCCTCTGTCATGCCAGAGCTTCGTGAGCATTCTCCATGAAGCCGGCCTGCCCGAGGCCTGGTGCCGGTTCGCACCTTGCGGCAACGATATCGCCGAAAGAATGGTAACCGATCCGCGCACGGCGTTCTTCTCATTCATCGGTTCTGCGAAAATCGGCTGGATGCTTCGCTCGAAGCTGGCGCCGGGGACCCGCATTGCTCTCGAGCACGGCGGCGCGGCGCCGGTAATCGTGGACAACGGCGTGGAGCGCGCAGCAGTGATCGCCTCGTTGCTTAAAGGCGGGTTCTATCATTCGGGTCAGGTCTGCGTTTCCGTACAGCGCGTATTCGTCCCTGCTGCAGAATTGAAAGACTTCGCCAATGACCTAGGGCGAGCTGCCGAAAAGCTGGTCGTGGGCGATCCCGCCGATGCTCAGACCCAATGCGGACCCCTGATCCGAACGGAGGAAGTTGACCGCGTCGAACGCTGGGTCGATGAAGCCATCGCAGCAGGCGGCACCCTGGTGTGCGGGGGAAGCCGTCTGAGTGATACTTTTTTCTCCCCGACCGTCATTGTCGATCCTCCCGAAAGTTCCAAGGTATCCCAGGAAGAAATCTTCGGCCCCGTGATCTGCGTGTATGGCTATGACGATATCGACCTGGCTATCAAGCAGGCCAATGCCCTGCCTTACGCCTTTCAGGCCGCTGTATTCACGGATCGCCTGTCAATCGCCAATCATTGCATACAGTCTCTGGCGGGATCGGCTGTGATGGTGAACGACCATACGGCATTCCGCGTCGACTGGATGCCTTTTGCAGGGCTGCGCCGCTCCGGGCTTGGCGTCGGCGGGATCCCCTACACTATGGCGGATATGAGCATTGAAAAAATGGCCGTCTGGAACTGGCCGACAGCAGCATCATAA
- a CDS encoding acetolactate synthase large subunit, which produces MKASDLMVAALEAEGVEYVFAVPGEENLDLLESLRTSAITLVLARHEQGAGFMAATYGRLTGKAGVCLATLGPGATNLTTPAAYAALGAFPLVIITGQKPIKTSKQAQFQIVDVVSLFTPLCKASTQIVNGNRIPSLVREGFRLAQEERPGAVLLELPEDIAEEETIEPVIPPHYRRYAVAGDAALDEAAERIIAAERPLLLIGAGANRRRASKALRKFVSDTGFPFFDTQMGKGVVDEDSELYLGTAALSSGDYVHCAIEKADLIVNIGHDVVEKPPFFMEPGGQTVIHINYKAAEVDQVYFPQLEVIGDIAGSVERLGNRLDGKLQCDRSYYTALHHEIASHISETSDDERFPMVPQRVVADVRSVMARDDIVALDNGIYKIWFARNYIAHEPGTILLDNALATMGAGLPSAMMAAMLAPGRRVLAVCGDGGFMMNSQELETAVRLGLNLVVLVLNDAAYGMIRWKQDQLGFPDYGLTFSNPDFVTYAKSYGATGHRVERSADLVAVLNDAFEAGGVHLVDLPVDYSENKKVLIDELGAKVCEL; this is translated from the coding sequence ATGAAAGCTTCCGATCTTATGGTCGCCGCGCTCGAGGCCGAGGGCGTCGAATATGTTTTCGCCGTTCCAGGCGAAGAGAACCTGGATCTCCTGGAATCGCTGCGAACTTCCGCCATCACGCTGGTTCTGGCCCGTCACGAACAGGGCGCTGGCTTCATGGCGGCGACCTATGGCCGCCTGACCGGCAAGGCAGGTGTGTGCCTGGCAACGCTCGGGCCTGGTGCCACGAACCTGACCACACCGGCGGCCTATGCCGCGCTCGGAGCCTTCCCGCTCGTGATCATTACCGGGCAGAAACCGATCAAGACATCGAAACAGGCCCAGTTCCAGATTGTCGACGTCGTTTCCCTGTTTACGCCGCTCTGCAAGGCTTCGACCCAGATCGTGAACGGCAATCGCATTCCCTCGCTCGTTCGCGAAGGTTTCCGTCTGGCGCAGGAAGAAAGGCCGGGCGCTGTACTGCTCGAGCTGCCGGAAGATATCGCTGAAGAGGAAACGATCGAACCGGTCATACCGCCGCATTACAGGCGTTATGCGGTCGCCGGAGATGCTGCGCTCGACGAAGCGGCCGAGCGCATCATCGCGGCTGAGCGGCCATTGCTCCTGATCGGTGCCGGAGCGAACCGCCGCCGCGCTTCGAAAGCGTTGCGCAAATTCGTGTCTGATACCGGCTTTCCATTCTTCGACACCCAGATGGGCAAGGGCGTGGTCGATGAAGATAGCGAGCTCTATCTGGGCACCGCGGCGCTATCGTCGGGCGATTATGTTCACTGCGCAATCGAAAAGGCCGATCTGATCGTCAATATCGGTCACGACGTGGTGGAGAAGCCGCCCTTCTTCATGGAGCCGGGCGGGCAGACCGTCATCCATATCAATTACAAGGCAGCCGAAGTCGATCAGGTCTACTTCCCGCAGCTCGAGGTCATCGGCGACATCGCCGGATCGGTCGAGCGGCTGGGAAACCGCCTGGATGGCAAGCTGCAGTGCGACCGCAGCTATTATACCGCCCTGCATCACGAGATTGCATCGCACATCTCCGAGACCAGCGACGACGAACGTTTTCCAATGGTCCCCCAGCGCGTAGTTGCCGACGTACGCAGCGTAATGGCGCGCGATGATATCGTTGCGCTCGACAACGGCATCTACAAGATCTGGTTCGCCAGAAACTACATCGCCCACGAGCCTGGCACCATCCTGCTCGACAATGCATTGGCGACGATGGGTGCTGGCCTTCCATCCGCCATGATGGCTGCGATGCTGGCGCCGGGGCGCAGAGTGCTCGCGGTATGCGGCGATGGCGGGTTCATGATGAACTCGCAGGAACTGGAAACGGCCGTCAGGCTTGGACTGAACCTTGTCGTTCTCGTTCTGAATGATGCAGCATACGGGATGATCCGCTGGAAGCAGGACCAGCTTGGCTTTCCGGACTACGGCCTGACCTTTTCCAATCCCGACTTCGTCACCTACGCAAAAAGCTATGGAGCGACCGGTCACCGGGTGGAGCGGAGCGCAGATCTTGTGGCGGTCCTGAACGACGCATTCGAGGCTGGCGGCGTGCATCTCGTCGATCTGCCCGTCGACTATTCCGAAAACAAGAAGGTGCTGATTGATGAACTCGGCGCAAAGGTGTGCGAGCTATGA
- a CDS encoding cation diffusion facilitator family transporter — protein MSGGHEVDVGSPEKRKTLWVVLWLNVAIAIGFFAVGYFADSNALLANGLDNSSDAIVYALSLLALTRSRTWKRGAARFSGIMLLIFSAGVIFDAYRRFVEGSDPGGILMMAMAFIAGMVNLYCLRLLQKMENKDVNMRAATTFSFNDFISNGGIIIAGIIVMLTGTNWPDLVVGIAVACIALYGGIEILRDAHMDSHDDAGTKHGEKRN, from the coding sequence ATGAGTGGCGGACATGAGGTCGATGTCGGGTCGCCTGAAAAGCGCAAGACCCTGTGGGTTGTCCTGTGGCTTAACGTGGCCATCGCGATCGGCTTTTTCGCGGTCGGGTATTTTGCCGATTCTAATGCGCTGTTGGCGAACGGCCTCGATAATTCATCCGATGCCATCGTTTATGCGCTCAGCCTGCTCGCGCTGACCCGCTCACGGACCTGGAAACGCGGGGCCGCACGTTTCTCCGGCATCATGCTGCTGATCTTCTCTGCTGGGGTTATCTTCGATGCTTACCGACGGTTTGTGGAAGGGTCCGATCCGGGCGGGATATTGATGATGGCGATGGCGTTCATCGCGGGGATGGTCAATCTCTATTGCCTGCGCCTGCTGCAGAAGATGGAGAACAAGGACGTCAATATGCGGGCGGCGACCACCTTCAGCTTCAACGACTTTATCTCTAATGGCGGGATCATTATCGCCGGCATCATTGTGATGCTGACCGGAACCAACTGGCCCGACCTCGTTGTGGGCATCGCGGTAGCTTGCATCGCTCTCTATGGCGGCATCGAGATTCTGCGCGACGCTCACATGGATAGCCACGACGATGCGGGAACCAAACACGGCGAGAAGAGGAATTGA
- a CDS encoding STAS/SEC14 domain-containing protein translates to MLALKEKNGLLWIRAGGRQGDEAYDRFVPQFEHIAEREAGTVPMVIELAPDFSGWNFGGLWRDLKFDIRHKDCFGRIAIIGDSEWEEWGTKLSSSLFRTEMKFFRPTQRSHAESWVQTEEDAA, encoded by the coding sequence GTGCTGGCACTGAAGGAAAAGAACGGACTGCTCTGGATACGTGCCGGAGGCAGGCAGGGGGATGAAGCCTATGACCGCTTTGTTCCCCAATTCGAACATATCGCAGAGCGCGAGGCCGGTACCGTCCCGATGGTGATCGAGCTCGCGCCTGACTTTTCGGGTTGGAACTTCGGAGGTCTCTGGCGCGATCTCAAGTTCGACATCCGGCATAAGGATTGTTTCGGCCGGATCGCCATAATCGGCGACAGCGAATGGGAAGAGTGGGGCACGAAATTGTCATCCTCACTCTTCCGCACCGAAATGAAGTTCTTCCGGCCAACACAGCGTAGTCATGCGGAAAGCTGGGTACAAACCGAGGAGGACGCAGCATGA